TGCTGAATACCTTTATCTGTTGTTTTCCATTGTCGTATTCCAGTATCAAAAAATCTCCCCGGTTACCTCGTCCTTCGTTGACGATGCGAGCTTTCAGGTTGACAAGCCTCCCCTCCATTTGTTCGAGTGACTGAGTTACCAGTTTCATCGGCTGTAAGATTCTTCGATGTAGCGAATCGAGCATGGTAACTTTGGATGAATCTATCTCGGTTAGTCCCCAATAATGACCTATTTTTCCATACACAGCAATGCTGTCGCCTTCTTTTACCGGAAAATCAGGGAAGTTGCGGTTGTAGACAACTATTCCACCGGTGGAATCCTGGAGGGCAATGATCATCTGGCTTTTCATGAGTAGTCCGGAAGGAATCGTAACGCGCCCCCTTACTTCGACCCACTGTCCGAGACGATCAGGGATGAAGTTGCTGTCTCGGTCGGCTCTGGCTTCACCAATGGACATAGCTTTTCGTTCAGTTTGTGAAACTGCCGGCTCAGAGTAGACGGTGAATGTCAAAAGCAGATAAACTAATATCAGAAGCCTGTTTTTCAAGTACTAATGGAATTTCGGTAGAGGTTTGCTATTGTTTTCCCGCTTCGTTAACGGGTAATGGCTTTTAAATGTTTAGTTCCAGTGATTTTTGTACCAATGGTTGTGCTTCGTTTTTCGGGTTATGTTTTATAAGTTATGTATAATAACGGAATGTCAAAGTAGTTTATTATCTGTTGTAACAACAATTTGTCTTAAAAAATAAGGGTTACAGCGCGCAATGGCTACTGCAACCCTTTGTTCAATTTTGTTGAGTTTGTTATTTATTTTCCGGCACGTTCTTCCAACTGTTTTCTCTTCAGTGTGATGAGATGACCGATGGGTTTTTCGTTCCGGTAGGTGACTACCCGCAAAGTAATTGGGCCATTCGGTAGTTCAACGGGACCGGTATATTTCGGACAGAAATTGTCAGGCATGGTATCGTCGATGGTGTAGTAAATTATCAGGTCCGGTATTTCAGTGCTCATTACCAACATCAATTTGCCGTTTTCTTTTTGGGTGGTGATTTCAGCATCATAAACCGCTTTGGAATAATTCACTTCAGCAACATCGGAACGCGAAAACTGGTTCTCCATACGTCGGGCAAAATCGTTCCAGTTTTTGGCTGATTTGGGAGACCAAAAAACTTCAGATAATGCCCAGGCACGAGGGTATGTCATGTAATCCACATACCGGAAGGTCGGGGTTTGTTCTGTCCACAAATTACCTTGCCCTCCAAGAATATACTTGGGATCGACGCCATCCGGCACCGGCTCGAAGCTGTAAGCTTTCGATACACGCAGATTGGCGTAAATGGGCGGGTCAACGGTTGGGTCTCCCTGGCAGTAATCAAGATAGGCGTAGGTGGTAGGAGTCATCACCACTTCGTGTCCCATTTTGGCTGCTTCGATGCCGCCTTTCATTCCACGCCAGCTCATTACGGTAGCATTGGGGGTAATTCCGCCTTCGAGGATTTCGTCCCAACCTAACAGACGTTTTCCTTTCGATTCGAGGATTTTCTCCACACGGTTCATGAAATACCCCTGAAGTTTTTCCACATCGGTAGTCTTCAGCTTTTTCATGAGTGCCTGACAGCCCGGATCTTTCTCCCAAAAACCCTTATAACACTCGTCGCCGCCAACATGAATGTATTGATTGGGAAAGAGTTCAGCTACTTCGGTGAAAACTTTGTCCAGGAATTTGTAAACATCTTCGTTTGCCGGGTCCAATGTATTGTCGACAAACATTTTGAACGTTCCGTCATCGTACCATTTGGCAAAACTTGAGCCCGGATTTACTTTAACACTGGTGTCTTTTGTACAAGAAAGTTCCGGGTAGGAAGCAATGGCCGCCATACTGTGGCCGGGGACATCTATTTCCGGAATAATGGTTACGTAGCGGTCTTTGGCATATTGGATGATGTCACGGATGTCATCCTGGGTATAAAAACCGCCTTCGGTTGCTTTTTCTCCGGGTTTGGGCGCTTCACGATCGCCGAAGTGTCCGTAACGTTTTACCCGCCAAGCACCCACTTCGGTGAGTTTGGGCAGCGATTTGATTTCGATTCGCCATCCGTTGTCATCGGTCAGGTGCCAGTGGAACGTGTTGTATTTGAACCGGGCCATCTGGTCGATGTATTCTTCGACTTCTTTCTTGGTAAAGAAATGACGGCTGACATCGAGCATTAAACCACGCCAGGCAAACCGTGGGTAGTCGGTGATAGAAACAGCTGGAACATTCCAGTCGGCATTTGTTTTTACTTTGCTTTCAATTTCTTTCGGGAAGAGTTGCAGCAGGGTTTGCATTCCATAGAACAGTCCGGCCGGTTTATTGGCGGAAATGACTATATCTTTAGGGGTTACATTCAAAGTGTAACCTTCATCACCCAATGTTTTATCTGCTTTTTTGTTCAGATTGAATTGGATCGTCCCATTGCTGCCTTTTTCTTCTTTCAGGTCGAAACCGGTTGGAGTGTTTAGTTTTGATACCAACATGTTGGCTACATGTTTTGCATCATCGGCATTGTAGGAAACGGAAGAGCCGGGTGTTAGGGCATAAAATCCGTCCGCAGGAACCACGTCAACCGGTTCCGGGATCAGGTTCAGACTGTTAGTCTGTCCGTTGACCGTCGCAACAGTCCAGACAAGCACCAGGAAAAGCAAGTTTTTCATCATTTTTATTTAATGGATTAATATTCAGTTGAAGATTAGGTCTGCGTTGCCGAAACGTGACAACGTTGCCGATAAATATAGAAAATGTTCATAACGATCATAAAGGTTTTAGAAAGGTTCTTGTTATTCCGACAATTTTCAAAAAAAGCAATTGACGCAAATTGTTCTAATGGTTTGGCCTTAAATCTTTCCTAAATTTTGGGCCGGGTAACTTATCTTTTCTTCCAGTTTTGTATTTTAGGCGGCGCTTTGGGTGGTCTTCCATTCGGTAAGCTGTTTTTTCGGGTAACCGGAAATAGTTACAAATGAAAAATTTCGTTTTCCATGACAGATATTATTAAATCCATTATCCTCGGAATCATTGAAGGGATTACCGAATTTCTGCCAATCTCGTCTACCGGGCATCTCATTATTGCGAATCAGTTCGTAACATTCGAGGAGAGTTTCACCAACATGTTCGATGTGGTGATTCAGTTGGGTGCCATCCTCTCAGTTATCTACTATTTCCGGAAGGAGATTATTCCCAAAAGCCTTAATATATCAGAGAACAAACGCATTTTTGATATTTGGTTCCGGGCTGTTGCCGGCGTGGTGCCAGCCCTGATTTTGGGTGCCGCATTTGGTTCCTACCTCGAAGAAAAGTTGTTCAATCCGGTTGTGGTTTCAACGATGCTGATTATTGGAGGTCTTGTCCTGATTTTTATTGACCGGAAAGACCGGCCTTCCCGTTTTCATGATGTCGCTACGATGGATTACAAAACGGTTTTGCTCATTGGTTTGATTCAGTGTATGGCCATGATTCCCGGAACATCCCGTTCGGCGGCCACCATCATTGGTGCCATGTTGCTGGGAGCTGACCGGAAAACGGCAGCTGAGTTCTCTTTTTTCCTGGCCATCCCGACCATGATTGCTGCGTCCGGTTACTCGTTGCTGAAGCATCATGCTTCGTTAAATAGCCACGACTTGCTTGTGTTGGGAGTTGGTTTTGTCGTTTCCTTTATTGTGGCATTGCTGGTCATCGCTTTCCTGATGAACTTTATTCGGAAACACACTTTCCAGAGTTTCGGTTACTACCGGATTGTGCTCGGAGTAGTCATCCTGGCCTGGATTTTTCTCTGGTAAATCAAACTTCTTTTTCAACTAAAATATTCACCCCGTTTCCTTTTCATTTTTGATGGGGGATTCGGGGTATTTTATTTCTTTTTCGTTTCTTCAATTTTTATTGGAATTTGGTTCCAATTGGGCCGAAAATCCTCTGATTTTTGAAAAAATTTCAATTCCGGTAACCTGCTCGCAACGATACCTCTACAGCAATTTCCTGCCTCTCCAAACGGCGCTGCTTATGGCTAACTGCCGAATTATTAGTAAATTTGCATTGTTTTTATTCAATTGACCGGTTGAAAATCGACCAAATTACCGGATTCAAAATTGCCTTTCATCAGTGCATGAGTATTGCATTCAGAAATAAGAAAATCTAAAATTTATGATCAAAAGGAAAAAGCCTCTGATTCTGTTTAAGTACGGCGGAAATGCTATGACCGATGATGAACTGAAGAAGCAGGTGCTGGAGCACATGTGTTCATTGACGAAAAAGGGCTATCATGTGGTCATCGTTCACGGCGGAGGACCTTTTATTAAAGACATTCTGGGTAAAGTGGGCGTTGAGTCGGAGTTCATCGACGGTCACCGCAAAACCACTCCCGAAGCCCTCAAATATGTTGAAATGGCTTTGAAGGGCGAAGTGAATGGAAGCCTGGTCAGTCTGGTCAATCGTTTGGGATACAAAGCGGTTGGCCTCTCCGGAAAGGACGGAAAGATGGCCATTGCGACCAAACGCCTTCACCGGAAGATGGTTGATGGAAAATGGAATAGTTTCGATTTGGGGCAAGTGGGAGATGTAAAACATATCAATCCGCAGTTGCCCGAACAGTTGCTGAATGAAGGGTACATCCCGGTTGTTACCTGTATTGCGTCGGATGAAGAGGGAAACGACTACAACATCAACGCCGATATGTTTGCCGGTCACCTGGCCGGGGCATTACATGCTGAGCAGTACATCGTGTTGACAGACGTGGACGGTTTACGGATGGACAAAGACAAACCGGAAACGCTTATCGACAAACTGCATGTGGCGGAAATTCCGTCATTGGTTGAGGATGGT
This Prolixibacter sp. NT017 DNA region includes the following protein-coding sequences:
- a CDS encoding beta-N-acetylhexosaminidase, coding for MMKNLLFLVLVWTVATVNGQTNSLNLIPEPVDVVPADGFYALTPGSSVSYNADDAKHVANMLVSKLNTPTGFDLKEEKGSNGTIQFNLNKKADKTLGDEGYTLNVTPKDIVISANKPAGLFYGMQTLLQLFPKEIESKVKTNADWNVPAVSITDYPRFAWRGLMLDVSRHFFTKKEVEEYIDQMARFKYNTFHWHLTDDNGWRIEIKSLPKLTEVGAWRVKRYGHFGDREAPKPGEKATEGGFYTQDDIRDIIQYAKDRYVTIIPEIDVPGHSMAAIASYPELSCTKDTSVKVNPGSSFAKWYDDGTFKMFVDNTLDPANEDVYKFLDKVFTEVAELFPNQYIHVGGDECYKGFWEKDPGCQALMKKLKTTDVEKLQGYFMNRVEKILESKGKRLLGWDEILEGGITPNATVMSWRGMKGGIEAAKMGHEVVMTPTTYAYLDYCQGDPTVDPPIYANLRVSKAYSFEPVPDGVDPKYILGGQGNLWTEQTPTFRYVDYMTYPRAWALSEVFWSPKSAKNWNDFARRMENQFSRSDVAEVNYSKAVYDAEITTQKENGKLMLVMSTEIPDLIIYYTIDDTMPDNFCPKYTGPVELPNGPITLRVVTYRNEKPIGHLITLKRKQLEERAGK
- a CDS encoding undecaprenyl-diphosphate phosphatase, translating into MTDIIKSIILGIIEGITEFLPISSTGHLIIANQFVTFEESFTNMFDVVIQLGAILSVIYYFRKEIIPKSLNISENKRIFDIWFRAVAGVVPALILGAAFGSYLEEKLFNPVVVSTMLIIGGLVLIFIDRKDRPSRFHDVATMDYKTVLLIGLIQCMAMIPGTSRSAATIIGAMLLGADRKTAAEFSFFLAIPTMIAASGYSLLKHHASLNSHDLLVLGVGFVVSFIVALLVIAFLMNFIRKHTFQSFGYYRIVLGVVILAWIFLW
- the argB gene encoding acetylglutamate kinase; the protein is MIKRKKPLILFKYGGNAMTDDELKKQVLEHMCSLTKKGYHVVIVHGGGPFIKDILGKVGVESEFIDGHRKTTPEALKYVEMALKGEVNGSLVSLVNRLGYKAVGLSGKDGKMAIATKRLHRKMVDGKWNSFDLGQVGDVKHINPQLPEQLLNEGYIPVVTCIASDEEGNDYNINADMFAGHLAGALHAEQYIVLTDVDGLRMDKDKPETLIDKLHVAEIPSLVEDGVIQGGMLPKMDACRIALADGAGSARIINGTQPEQISDLIGKNPVGTTIIK